The genome window tgtatcggtcgtgtttattTATTATTGGTTGTTAGGAGACCGGAGTTGATCTATTgctactcaatatggtagactttgatggaATCTTGGGCATcgattggttgtcgccctatcatgatattttggattgtcacgccaagaccgtgaccTTGGGTATGCCCGGGTTGTCGCAATTGGAatggaggggtacattggattatattcctagctgGGTTGTGTCCTTTCTTAAAGCACGATGAatgattgagaaggggtgtgatgcgtacctagcctttgtgagagatgtcagtgctaATACtactaccattgagtcagttctaGTGGTGAGGAATTTCCCGtatgtatttccagcagacttaccggggatgccacccgatagggatatcgattttggttttGACTAGGtgtcgggaactcagcccatttctattccaacatatcgtatggcacttgtggagttgaaggaattgaaggagcaactttaggagctgcttgataagggtttcatccggctgaCTGTTTCGCCCTGGGCGCTCTAGTTTTGTtcgtgaagaataaagatggctctatgcgtaTGTGCGTTGATTATAGACAGCTGAATAAAGTtgccatcaagaacaagtaccaatTATCacgtattgatgaattatttgaccagcttcaaggtgCTACAGTgctctcaaagattgatttgaggtcaggttatcatcaactgaagattcgggactcggatatccCAAAGACTACTTTAAGGACTCGGTATgatcactacgagtttcttgtgatgtcatttcggttgaccaacgccctagcaacatttatgcatttgatgaatagtgtattatagttatatcttgattcttttgtaaTCCTATTCATTGAAGACATATTGGTATATTCTcgtagccgggaggatcatgagcagcatttaaGGATCGTACTCCAGACCTTTAGGGAGAagatattatatacaaaattctccaagtgtgagttctgtctTGATTCAATGGCATTTTTACGTCATGTgttgtcgagtgaggggattgaggtagatccgaagaagattgaggcagttcagtgTTGACCTAGACCGTCTTCATCTACTGATATCCGTTATTTTCGtggtttggccggatattatcaccATTTTGTGGAGGGCATCtcgtccattgctgcacctttgaatagattgacccagaagggtgctccattcaggtggaccgaagagTATGAGGAGAgcattcagaatctcaagactgccttgaccacagctccaatcCTGGTTTTGCCTTCAACATCGGGTTTATATACGGCTTATTATGATGCTTtgcggattggtattgggtgtgtcttgatacagaatggtagggtgattgcttatgctttacgccagttgaagccccatgagaagaactaccccgtttATGATCTAGAGTTGACAGCTATAGTTCacacattgaagatttggaggcattatctctacggcgtgtcttGCAAGGTATTCAtaaatcatcggagtctacaacacttgtttaataATCAtaaggatctaaacttgaggcagcggaagtggttagagctgttaaaagactatgatatcactattctgtatcatctcaGGAAGGCCAAAGTGGtagttgatgccttgagtaggaaggagGAGAGTAAGGGTAGCCTTTCATATATTCCAGCCGGGGAGAGAccgttagcattggatgttcaggcacTGTCCAAtcggtttgtgaggttggatgttttagagcctagtcaggttctagcttgcgtggtttctcggtcttctttgtttgagcgcatcagagcacgtcagtatgacgacccccatatTCTTATCCTTACGGACATAGtgcagcacggcgatgccaaggaggtttctattggagatgatggggtgttgaggatacagggtcagatttgtgtgcccaatctAGATGGGTTGCGTGGGTTGACTCTTGAGTAGGCCCATAGTTCTTGgcactccattcattcgggtgccgcgaagatgtatcaggatttgagacagcactattggtggaggagaatgaagaaagatatagtattGTATGTGGTTTGGTGCTTGaactgtcagtaggtgaagtacgagcgTCAGTGGCCGGCcggtttgctttagagacttgagattttcgagtggaaatgggagcgtgttaccatggatttcattgtttGGATCCCATGAAATTTGAAAacatttgacgcagtttgggttattgtggaccagttgactaagtccacccacttcattccagttgtgactacttactcttcagaggagctggctcagatctatatccgtgaaATCGTTAGTATctatggtgtgccggtgtccattttCTCCGATCatggcacacagtttacatctcACTTCAAGAGGGTTGTGCAGCGGGAGTTAGGCACACgaattgagttgagtacatcatttaaCCCCCAAACAGACGAGTAGTCCAaacgcaccattcagatcttcgaggatatgctatgtgcccgtgttatagatttcgggggttcatgggatcaattcttaccgcttgcagagtttgcctacaacaacatatACCAATCGAGTATTGAGATGGATCCctgtgaggccttatatgggaggtagtgtcgttctctagttggttggttcgagccgggagaggctaggttgttgggtactgatctggttcgggatgcct of Nicotiana tomentosiformis chromosome 7, ASM39032v3, whole genome shotgun sequence contains these proteins:
- the LOC138896050 gene encoding uncharacterized protein, which gives rise to MCVDYRQLNKVAIKNKYQLSRIDELFDQLQGATVLSKIDLRSGYHQLKIRDSDIPKTTLRTRWTEEYEESIQNLKTALTTAPILVLPSTSGLYTAYYDALRIGIGCVLIQNGRVIAYALRQLKPHEKNYPVYDLELTAIVHTLKIWRHYLYGVSCKVFINHRSLQHLFNNHKDLNLRQRKWLELLKDYDITILYHLRKAKVVVDALSRKEESKGSLSYIPAGERPLALDVQALSNRFVRLDVLEPSQVLACVVSRSSLFERIRARQYDDPHILILTDIVQHGDAKEVSIGDDGVLRIQGQICVPNLDGLRGLTLE